A genomic stretch from Bacillus sp. E(2018) includes:
- a CDS encoding DUF2626 domain-containing protein codes for MSRMYKVLGFWTGIIGVMAYLGDMQDMALLFLGQTIMFVSLGYLNLSERMYIYIFGAYLTVFFVGFTYWSTFMMTPGAGGGH; via the coding sequence ATGTCAAGAATGTATAAGGTTTTAGGCTTTTGGACTGGAATCATCGGAGTCATGGCATATCTAGGTGATATGCAAGACATGGCATTATTGTTCTTAGGACAAACGATTATGTTCGTTTCTTTAGGGTATTTGAACTTATCTGAGCGTATGTATATTTATATCTTTGGTGCTTATTTAACTGTTTTCTTTGTTGGTTTTACATACTGGTCAACGTTTATGATGACTCCTGGCGCCGGTGGAGGACATTAA
- a CDS encoding Spx/MgsR family RNA polymerase-binding regulatory protein: MSSITFYTYPSCTSCRKAKMWLKQNKVSFDERHLFKETPSVEELRELLKLTKYGTEDILAKRSQSFKSLDVDIYDLSTNELLTLLTKNPKLLKRPLVTDGKQLIAGYSPGDMKKLCATKEKEHISSHVS; this comes from the coding sequence ATGAGTTCTATAACATTTTACACATACCCAAGCTGCACTTCGTGCCGTAAAGCGAAAATGTGGCTTAAGCAAAATAAAGTTTCGTTTGATGAAAGACACCTATTCAAAGAAACACCATCGGTGGAAGAACTTAGAGAGCTGCTGAAACTTACGAAGTATGGAACAGAAGATATTTTAGCTAAAAGAAGTCAGTCATTCAAATCATTAGATGTTGATATCTATGATCTTTCAACCAATGAACTATTAACGCTTTTGACTAAAAATCCAAAACTGTTAAAACGACCATTAGTTACAGATGGGAAACAGCTCATAGCGGGATATAGCCCTGGAGATATGAAGAAACTATGTGCAACAAAAGAAAAAGAACACATTTCTAGTCATGTGTCCTGA
- the comGA gene encoding competence type IV pilus ATPase ComGA, which translates to MPIKLLGNSILHEASIQKASDIHFIPIKRGGIVQFRIDDRLIEHRTLSQEEYIRVLAHFKYSARMDIGEHRKPQSGSMDVMINNVNVHLRFSSIPSAFNESLVIRLLPQQETLTLHELSLFPHMFQKLLSLIKRSSGLLLFSGPTGSGKTTILYSLLHHLQKNYKRQVVTLEDPVERKVDSFLQMEINEKAGLTYGEGFKSLLRHDPDVIMIGEIRDESTARLVIRASLTGHLVLSTMHAADCIGCIERLREFGIQETELQQTLMGIVSQRLISIPCPFCGDDCVDFCFKSRTYRRAGIYEMLCNHELFSVLSKVGQEKTTYKNLSFYFNHALAAGYVTKESYERWMGGESKSDKKGLETGF; encoded by the coding sequence TTGCCGATTAAGTTGTTAGGCAACTCAATCCTTCATGAGGCATCTATTCAGAAAGCATCAGACATTCATTTTATACCAATAAAAAGAGGAGGTATTGTTCAGTTTCGTATAGATGATCGGCTGATTGAACACAGAACACTTTCTCAAGAAGAGTACATCAGAGTTCTCGCGCATTTTAAATATTCCGCCAGAATGGACATTGGCGAACATCGAAAGCCTCAGAGCGGTTCGATGGACGTGATGATCAATAATGTAAATGTCCATCTTCGTTTTTCATCCATACCATCCGCATTCAATGAATCGCTTGTCATACGATTGCTTCCTCAGCAAGAAACATTAACTCTTCATGAGCTGTCCCTTTTTCCTCACATGTTTCAAAAACTTTTATCCCTCATCAAACGTTCAAGTGGTCTATTATTGTTCTCTGGTCCGACTGGATCTGGTAAAACGACCATCTTATATTCCTTACTTCATCACCTTCAAAAAAACTATAAACGACAAGTAGTAACACTGGAAGATCCCGTAGAACGTAAAGTAGACTCATTTCTGCAGATGGAAATCAATGAAAAAGCAGGTCTGACTTACGGTGAAGGCTTCAAATCATTATTGCGCCATGATCCAGATGTAATCATGATCGGTGAGATCAGAGATGAATCAACAGCGAGGCTCGTTATTCGAGCATCATTGACTGGACACCTTGTGTTGTCTACGATGCATGCAGCAGATTGTATCGGTTGTATTGAACGTCTCCGGGAATTTGGTATTCAAGAAACGGAACTGCAACAAACGTTGATGGGAATCGTATCACAACGTCTGATCTCAATACCATGTCCTTTTTGCGGGGACGATTGTGTTGATTTTTGTTTCAAGTCTAGAACATATCGAAGAGCAGGAATCTACGAGATGCTTTGTAATCATGAATTGTTTTCCGTATTAAGTAAGGTGGGGCAAGAAAAGACTACCTACAAAAATCTCTCGTTTTACTTTAACCATGCCCTTGCAGCAGGGTATGTAACAAAAGAGAGCTATGAAAGATGGATGGGAGGAGAATCAAAAAGTGATAAAAAGGGGCTGGAAACAGGCTTCTAA
- the comGB gene encoding competence type IV pilus assembly protein ComGB: MIKRGWKQASKGTFLYKLGFLLGQGYTINKSIELVRSQLPQKRREVADNMLEILASGHPVIEIFSPLQLPKEIVSSLSINSANGNLTKSLMENGTFLKRKADWRTRLNKAIRYPLFLLFLTVWIAIVFYQFLFPQFSILFSSLDVKTPLFTKWMLMFLGSMPLIGGCFLTLGIVSWLVIIIMRKKAKPSTQMDLFMRIPIFKQFLLLMNTHFFSVNFGSMLQSGLSVSDALLVMEQHLNKGFFKEESQRLQKGLLNGSELTDLLLEKSYFKSELAEIVRFGLAHGELGRELISYGEWIFKELEEKVYSSLQKIQPILFAGIGVFVLLMFASMLLPMFTLMEAL; encoded by the coding sequence GTGATAAAAAGGGGCTGGAAACAGGCTTCTAAAGGGACCTTTCTTTATAAACTCGGCTTTTTGTTAGGTCAAGGGTATACCATTAATAAAAGCATTGAGCTCGTCAGGTCACAGCTTCCACAAAAACGGAGAGAAGTGGCTGATAACATGCTAGAGATCCTTGCTTCTGGTCATCCTGTAATCGAGATCTTTTCACCATTACAATTGCCAAAAGAGATCGTAAGTTCATTATCCATAAACAGTGCGAATGGTAACTTGACAAAAAGTCTCATGGAGAATGGAACTTTTCTGAAAAGGAAAGCTGATTGGCGTACCCGTTTGAATAAAGCTATAAGATATCCTCTCTTCTTGCTATTCCTCACAGTATGGATCGCGATCGTATTCTATCAATTCCTATTTCCTCAGTTTTCTATCCTATTCTCATCATTGGATGTTAAAACCCCGTTATTTACGAAATGGATGCTTATGTTTTTAGGAAGCATGCCACTTATCGGAGGGTGTTTCCTTACTCTAGGCATCGTATCCTGGTTGGTTATTATCATTATGAGAAAAAAGGCAAAGCCTTCCACTCAGATGGATCTATTCATGAGAATCCCCATTTTCAAACAATTTCTTTTGTTAATGAACACACATTTTTTTAGTGTGAACTTTGGCTCGATGCTGCAAAGTGGTTTATCTGTATCTGATGCCCTTCTTGTAATGGAGCAACATTTAAACAAAGGTTTTTTTAAAGAGGAGAGTCAAAGGCTTCAGAAAGGTCTTTTAAATGGATCCGAACTAACCGACCTTTTACTTGAAAAGTCCTATTTTAAGAGTGAACTAGCTGAAATTGTCCGATTTGGATTAGCTCATGGAGAACTCGGCAGAGAGTTAATCTCTTATGGAGAGTGGATCTTTAAAGAGTTAGAAGAAAAGGTTTATTCGTCCTTGCAAAAGATTCAACCTATCTTGTTCGCTGGGATAGGAGTGTTTGTTTTATTAATGTTTGCGTCTATGTTATTGCCTATGTTTACACTCATGGAAGCATTATGA
- the comGC gene encoding competence type IV pilus major pilin ComGC, translating to MNNEKGFTLIEMMIVLLIISVLMLIALPSMTKNNSLVKSLGCEATIDLVQGQVGAYEAEKNTLPTIEELKDGGYIDTVTCPDKKPLLIDSKGVVSVSDEE from the coding sequence ATGAATAATGAAAAAGGATTTACATTAATTGAAATGATGATCGTGCTTTTGATTATTTCGGTATTGATGCTTATCGCTCTACCGAGTATGACGAAGAACAACAGTCTCGTAAAATCTTTAGGGTGTGAGGCGACCATCGATCTTGTGCAAGGACAAGTCGGAGCGTATGAGGCAGAGAAAAATACATTGCCTACGATAGAAGAACTGAAAGATGGCGGATATATTGATACCGTAACATGTCCAGACAAAAAGCCTTTGCTGATCGATAGTAAAGGAGTCGTTTCAGTGAGCGATGAAGAGTGA
- a CDS encoding type II secretion system protein has product MNEELEKIKKRQSGFSLMEMMIVLLIIGTISAVVFPSYDRFRKNRETEYFIRTFQKDIVHM; this is encoded by the coding sequence GTGAACGAAGAGTTAGAAAAAATAAAGAAGAGACAATCAGGCTTCAGTCTGATGGAGATGATGATCGTACTTTTAATCATCGGCACGATCAGTGCGGTTGTATTCCCTTCTTATGATCGTTTTAGAAAGAATCGGGAGACTGAATATTTTATTCGGACGTTTCAAAAAGACATCGTCCACATGTAG
- the comGF gene encoding competence type IV pilus minor pilin ComGF: MSTRLVYRSKVQTKKSIQRVRVHSDISTNKNGFTLVESLIALGVLIVTAFMITILLTHLQKQPQSLQSEETALFFSMIGKEIREAGAVEIRNNALFITLSTGEVVSFTRYHSLIRKQVNGLGHEVWVQNIQEMKVEETEEHYVYVTLTDKEGKQAHRGFRKIGYE, from the coding sequence ATGAGTACGAGACTTGTATATCGTTCAAAGGTTCAAACCAAAAAGAGTATACAACGTGTGCGAGTTCATTCTGACATCTCTACAAACAAGAACGGCTTTACGCTCGTAGAATCGTTGATCGCACTAGGTGTATTAATTGTAACGGCTTTTATGATCACAATACTGTTAACGCACTTACAAAAACAACCACAATCTCTTCAATCTGAAGAAACTGCATTGTTTTTTTCTATGATCGGAAAAGAAATAAGAGAAGCAGGGGCTGTAGAAATACGAAACAACGCGTTGTTCATCACATTGTCTACCGGTGAAGTGGTCAGTTTCACACGCTATCATTCTCTTATACGAAAACAAGTTAATGGATTAGGTCACGAAGTTTGGGTTCAAAATATTCAAGAGATGAAAGTGGAAGAAACAGAAGAGCATTATGTTTACGTCACTTTAACGGATAAAGAAGGGAAACAGGCTCATCGTGGTTTTAGGAAAATTGGATATGAATGA
- the comGG gene encoding competence type IV pilus minor pilin ComGG: MNERGIIYPLVLTLCFILLIFFSYLTEKVASERQFVYMQEEQLSQVRLIQQGVDRALVWVEDLAVYPSERRLNVNEGLLKVVFTKISADEVMFTIEAITTQQSTKKVKVYYNVTQKSVTKWVEG; encoded by the coding sequence ATGAATGAGAGAGGAATAATATATCCATTAGTTCTTACGCTTTGCTTTATCCTATTAATATTCTTTAGTTACCTAACAGAAAAAGTTGCGTCAGAACGACAGTTTGTTTATATGCAGGAAGAACAACTTAGCCAAGTCCGTCTGATTCAGCAAGGTGTGGATCGTGCGCTTGTTTGGGTAGAAGATCTTGCGGTGTATCCGTCAGAACGCAGACTGAACGTTAACGAGGGACTGTTAAAGGTGGTATTCACGAAAATATCAGCTGATGAAGTGATGTTTACGATTGAAGCTATTACAACTCAACAGTCTACAAAAAAGGTAAAAGTGTATTATAATGTAACCCAGAAAAGCGTTACAAAATGGGTGGAGGGTTAA
- a CDS encoding shikimate kinase: protein MNTIYLIGFMGCGKTSVGKQLSKRLEVPPYDVDSTVEKDRGQTIKEIFKNEGEEAFRNYESLAIRQLPVQHAVVMTGGGAVVREENLTYMKNNGIVIYLKTSFPVLWSRLMTEEERNKRPILLTSSKEEVQKLFNERSSHYEKSDIEIVTDQLTTEEVCEQILDKLSRLNTR from the coding sequence ATGAACACCATATATTTAATCGGTTTCATGGGTTGTGGAAAAACATCTGTAGGAAAGCAACTTTCAAAACGTTTAGAGGTTCCTCCATATGATGTTGATTCAACAGTGGAAAAAGATCGAGGACAAACGATAAAAGAAATATTTAAGAACGAAGGGGAAGAGGCGTTTCGTAATTACGAGTCTCTTGCCATTCGTCAGCTGCCCGTACAACATGCTGTTGTTATGACGGGAGGCGGTGCGGTCGTAAGAGAAGAAAACTTAACGTACATGAAGAACAATGGTATTGTCATCTATCTAAAGACGAGTTTTCCTGTGCTTTGGAGTAGGCTGATGACTGAGGAAGAGAGAAACAAGAGACCTATTTTATTAACTTCTTCAAAAGAAGAGGTGCAGAAACTCTTTAACGAGAGAAGTTCACATTATGAAAAAAGTGATATCGAGATCGTCACAGATCAATTAACAACAGAAGAAGTATGCGAACAAATTTTAGACAAGCTAAGCCGTTTAAACACACGATAA
- a CDS encoding YqzE family protein — protein MAAGSDVIKFLTQRVVKYLDEPKSVRKERRISKKNEREPLLTYLFGVVPMGLGLVFRRKRKK, from the coding sequence ATGGCCGCAGGATCAGATGTTATCAAATTTCTTACACAAAGAGTCGTCAAATATTTGGATGAGCCAAAATCAGTAAGAAAGGAAAGGCGTATCTCGAAAAAGAATGAGCGGGAGCCTTTATTAACTTATTTATTTGGAGTTGTTCCGATGGGACTCGGTCTAGTGTTTCGAAGAAAGAGAAAAAAATAA
- a CDS encoding YqhG family protein, translated as MQQHEIHRFLERYFDANECRIQEKNFSYMKVQLTTELDKVLMNRPFYWHYLEKTGGIPNPMTLTLVTGQQQAPDGKGEFIHFGSPRLHQIFGSTKKLASFIRLYESVPQQGAQVPLQPWLCLNVKVTYQCDQKKDQVLSYGIQLINGTIEDQFHQRLQKMLLTKRIPDFCYTLSPFIKPQSAIKRLENKIQEVIDKDDHTWAEDAKKRWNEDLELLESFYEDSLTKPEAYHIEKEALRTQYEPQIIVEIINGGLFYLA; from the coding sequence ATGCAGCAGCACGAGATACATCGCTTTCTTGAGCGATACTTTGATGCGAACGAATGCAGAATTCAAGAGAAAAACTTTAGTTATATGAAAGTTCAATTGACAACAGAACTTGATAAAGTTTTAATGAATCGTCCGTTCTACTGGCACTATCTCGAAAAAACCGGAGGTATTCCGAATCCGATGACGTTGACTTTAGTAACAGGTCAACAGCAAGCTCCTGATGGAAAAGGTGAATTTATTCACTTTGGTTCGCCGAGACTTCATCAGATTTTTGGTTCTACGAAGAAGCTCGCTTCATTCATTCGGCTGTATGAATCTGTTCCTCAACAAGGAGCACAGGTTCCCCTGCAACCATGGCTATGCTTAAACGTTAAAGTTACGTATCAATGTGATCAGAAGAAAGATCAAGTACTCTCATATGGCATACAACTGATCAACGGTACCATTGAAGATCAATTTCACCAACGTCTTCAAAAGATGCTGTTGACTAAGAGAATACCTGATTTTTGTTATACGCTCTCTCCATTTATTAAGCCTCAGAGTGCGATAAAAAGATTGGAAAATAAAATTCAGGAAGTCATTGATAAAGATGATCACACGTGGGCCGAAGATGCCAAAAAACGATGGAATGAAGACCTAGAACTATTAGAGAGTTTTTATGAAGATTCTTTAACGAAACCTGAAGCCTATCACATTGAGAAAGAAGCACTTCGCACGCAATATGAGCCACAAATTATTGTGGAGATCATAAATGGCGGACTTTTCTATCTTGCATAA
- a CDS encoding SNF2-related protein translates to MKIDVQFQREWHDDFLKRVEEDGPWANWELYNLALEAEHHLAIPDFLGLQAPDHLPQMTFLPHQLDVATTVIEQMNGKAILADEVGLGKTIEAGLILKEYMIRRLAKKILILVPASLVIQWTNELNQKFFIPAIAQKKAYVWEQCDVVVSSIDTAKRAPHRDIVLNQDYDLVIIDEAHKLKNKKTKNYEFVQLLKKKFCLLLTATPVQNRVEEIFNLVSLLKPGHLGNRENFDKDYKEDKYSLKNEEKLKQLVNKVMVRNRREETGLKWPKRLVQTIPITLSKTERDLYDEISQLKKDSYFDRSKFSIVTLQREACSSREAVFLTLKNMLQKDVSNSLMEQRVLELMKKIELVDQNSKALKALELIQSINSKVIIFTEYRATQLYLQWFLQQHGISSVPFRGGFKRSKKDWMTHLFRTRAQVLIATEAGGEGINLQFCQHIINYDLPWNPMRIEQRIGRIHRIGQQGDVHIYNFATQNTIEEHILNLLYNKINLFESVIGELDEILTKFEIKNIERHIADIMNTSESEGEIRVKMDNLASLINLDGGIKQKGWEEHAAARDTSLS, encoded by the coding sequence ATGAAAATCGACGTTCAGTTTCAGCGAGAATGGCATGATGACTTTTTAAAGCGTGTGGAAGAAGATGGACCTTGGGCCAATTGGGAATTATATAATTTAGCTCTTGAAGCCGAACACCACTTAGCAATTCCTGATTTCCTTGGCCTTCAAGCTCCAGATCACCTCCCACAGATGACTTTTTTGCCTCATCAGCTGGACGTTGCGACTACCGTTATTGAACAGATGAACGGAAAAGCAATCTTGGCTGATGAAGTAGGGCTAGGAAAAACGATAGAAGCAGGATTGATTCTAAAAGAGTATATGATACGACGGCTCGCTAAGAAAATTTTGATCCTCGTTCCAGCTTCACTCGTTATTCAATGGACGAACGAGTTGAATCAAAAGTTCTTTATTCCAGCAATCGCTCAGAAAAAGGCCTATGTATGGGAGCAATGCGATGTAGTCGTTTCTTCTATTGATACGGCTAAACGCGCACCACACCGAGACATTGTTCTTAATCAAGACTATGATCTTGTTATTATCGATGAAGCACACAAGTTAAAGAACAAGAAAACGAAAAACTATGAATTTGTACAGTTATTAAAAAAGAAATTCTGTTTACTATTAACAGCTACTCCGGTGCAAAACAGAGTTGAGGAGATTTTTAATCTTGTATCTCTGTTAAAGCCTGGCCATCTAGGAAACCGAGAGAACTTTGACAAAGATTATAAAGAAGATAAATATTCACTTAAAAATGAAGAAAAGCTGAAGCAGCTCGTAAATAAGGTGATGGTACGTAACCGAAGAGAAGAGACTGGGCTGAAATGGCCAAAACGTCTTGTTCAAACCATTCCTATTACATTATCAAAAACCGAACGAGACCTATATGATGAAATCTCTCAACTAAAAAAAGATTCTTACTTTGACCGAAGTAAGTTTTCGATCGTGACATTGCAGCGAGAAGCATGCAGTTCGCGTGAAGCCGTTTTTCTAACATTAAAAAATATGCTTCAAAAAGATGTTTCCAACTCTTTAATGGAACAAAGAGTCTTAGAGTTAATGAAAAAAATTGAACTCGTGGATCAAAACTCTAAAGCTCTAAAAGCGTTAGAACTGATTCAATCGATCAATTCTAAGGTCATCATTTTTACAGAATATCGTGCGACTCAATTGTATTTACAATGGTTTTTACAGCAGCATGGCATCTCTTCTGTACCGTTTAGAGGCGGATTCAAACGCAGTAAAAAGGATTGGATGACTCACCTCTTCAGAACGCGAGCACAAGTATTGATCGCAACGGAAGCTGGTGGTGAAGGAATAAACCTCCAATTCTGCCAACATATCATTAACTACGACCTACCATGGAACCCGATGAGGATCGAGCAGCGGATCGGACGTATTCACCGTATCGGACAGCAAGGGGATGTTCATATCTATAACTTTGCCACTCAGAATACGATTGAAGAACACATCTTAAACTTGCTGTATAACAAGATCAATCTATTTGAGAGTGTCATTGGGGAACTTGATGAAATCTTAACGAAATTTGAGATCAAGAACATCGAACGCCATATCGCAGACATCATGAATACGTCTGAGAGTGAAGGTGAGATTCGCGTTAAGATGGATAATCTTGCTTCCTTGATCAACCTTGATGGCGGAATCAAACAGAAAGGATGGGAAGAGCATGCAGCAGCACGAGATACATCGCTTTCTTGA
- the gcvT gene encoding glycine cleavage system aminomethyltransferase GcvT, which produces MATLLRTPLFETYKEHGGKVIDFGGWELPVQFSSIKEEHEAVRTKAGLFDVSHMGEFDVRGPNALSFLQYTMTNDVSKLQNGQAQYTAMCYENGGTVDDLLIYKRDENDYLLVVNASNIEKDFEWLMSKKPEGVELVNVSPEYAQLAIQGPKAEEILQKLTDTNLSEIGFFRFKEDVSLAGISALVSRTGYTGEDGFEIYLKTEHAEKLWRSVLEAGAEDGLLPAGLGARDTLRFEAKLALYGQELTKEITPIEAGIGFAVKTDKEANFIGKEILADQKKNGAPRKLVGIEMIDKGIPRSHYEVFKGDVKIGEVTTGTQSPTLKKNLGLALLEKDFTELGTEVEVQIRQKRLKAKVVASPFYKRGK; this is translated from the coding sequence ATGGCTACATTGTTACGAACACCGTTATTTGAGACATATAAAGAACACGGTGGAAAAGTAATTGATTTTGGTGGTTGGGAGTTGCCTGTTCAGTTCTCAAGTATTAAAGAGGAACATGAAGCGGTTAGAACGAAAGCTGGTTTATTTGATGTCTCTCACATGGGAGAATTTGATGTTCGAGGACCTAATGCCCTGTCGTTTCTGCAATATACAATGACCAATGATGTTTCGAAACTTCAAAACGGCCAAGCACAATATACGGCTATGTGCTATGAAAACGGTGGTACAGTAGATGACCTTTTAATCTATAAAAGAGATGAAAACGATTACTTACTCGTTGTGAATGCCTCAAATATTGAAAAAGATTTCGAATGGCTTATGAGCAAGAAGCCTGAAGGTGTAGAACTTGTGAATGTGTCTCCTGAATATGCGCAGCTTGCCATTCAAGGACCAAAAGCAGAAGAGATTTTACAAAAGCTTACGGATACCAATCTTTCTGAGATCGGATTCTTCCGTTTTAAAGAAGATGTTTCACTAGCGGGAATATCTGCTCTTGTGTCTCGAACAGGCTACACAGGAGAAGATGGCTTTGAGATCTACTTAAAGACGGAACATGCTGAAAAATTGTGGAGATCCGTTCTTGAAGCCGGCGCTGAAGATGGACTGCTTCCTGCAGGACTTGGTGCGCGTGACACGTTGCGCTTTGAAGCGAAGCTTGCTCTATACGGTCAAGAACTTACAAAAGAAATTACTCCGATAGAAGCTGGTATCGGATTTGCAGTAAAAACAGATAAAGAAGCAAACTTTATTGGAAAAGAAATTTTAGCTGATCAAAAGAAGAACGGTGCACCACGTAAGCTAGTTGGAATTGAAATGATCGATAAAGGAATTCCACGATCACATTACGAGGTGTTTAAAGGTGATGTGAAGATCGGAGAAGTTACTACGGGAACACAATCCCCAACTTTGAAGAAAAATTTAGGACTTGCTCTTCTTGAAAAGGATTTCACTGAGCTTGGAACAGAGGTA